Proteins from a single region of Takifugu rubripes chromosome 4, fTakRub1.2, whole genome shotgun sequence:
- the LOC101073205 gene encoding delta-1-pyrroline-5-carboxylate synthase-like: MFARLTSCSNLPSRIRQSNVCPVSLRSYSQAKYSLPRSHGKSFAHRSELKQAKRIVVKLGSAVVTRDECGLALGRLASIVEQVAMLQNQGREMMIVTSGAVAFGKQRLRHEILLSQSVRQALHSGQNRLKDMTVPVLEARACAAAGQSGLMALYEAMFTQYSTCTAQILVTNLDFHDEQKRRNLNSTLHELLRMNIVPIINTNDAVVAPTVPNSDLQGVNVISIKDNDSLAARLAVEMKADLLIALSDVEGLYNSPPGTDNSKLIDIFYPGDQQSITYGTKSRLGLGGMEAKVKAALWALQGGTSVVIANGTHPKVTGHVITDIVEGKKVGTFFSEVKPAGPTVEQQAEMARHAGRTLAFLHPDQRGEIICRLAELLTETKDEILSANKRDMELATLSGHFSQALINRLSLSSAKLNSLAIGLRQLSVSSKDSVGRVLRRTRVANNLELEQITVPIGVLLVIFESRPDCLPQVSALAIASGNALLLKGGKEASNTNKILHQLTQEALSMHGVADAIQLVSTREEVEDLCRLDKLIDLIIPRGSSELVRDIQTAAKGIPVLGHSEGICHVYIDSEASIDKAISVVRDSKCDYPAACNAMETLLIHKDFLRTPMFDQIIDTLRADHVKIHAGPQFASYLTFSPSEVKSLRTEYGDLECCIEVVDSMQDAVDHIHKYGSAHTDVIITENEERAEQFLQQVDSACVFWNASSRFADGYRFGLGAEVGISTARIHARGPVGLEGLLTTKWVLRGDGHTVADFSEQGSMKYLHENIPVPQGSFN, encoded by the exons ATGTTTGCTAGGCTGACCTCTTGTTCCAACCTGCCATCTAGAATCAGGCAGTCAAATGTCTGTCCAGTATCCCTCAGATCATATTCCCAGGCAAAAT ACTCACTCCCACGTTCTCATGGGAAGTCTTTTGCCCATCGCAGTGAGTTAAAGCAGGCTAAACGCATTGTGGTAAAGCTAGGAAGTGCTGTTGTTACTCGAGATGAATGCGGCCTCGCACTGGGAAGACTGGCCTCCATAGTGGAGCAG GTTGCCATGCTGCAGAATCAAGGCAGAGAGATGATGATTGTGACCAGTGGTGCTGTAGCATTTGGAAAACAGAGATTGAGACATGAAATTCTGCTATCTCAGAGCGTTAGGCAGGCCTTGCATTCTGGACAGAACCGACTCAAAGACATG acaGTTCCAGTTTTGGAGGCAAGGGCCTGCGCAGCTGCTGGGCAGAGTGGTCTGATGGCTTTGTATGAAGCTATGTTTACCCAGTACAGTACTTGCACGGCACAG aTTTTGGTCACCAATCTGGATTTTCACGATGAGCAGAAGCGTCGTAACTTGAACAGCACCCTTCATGAACTGCTGCGAATGAACATTGTTCCCATTATCAACACCAatgatgctgttgttgcaccAACTGTTCCCAACAGTGACCTGCAGGGGGTAAAT GTAATTAGCATCAAAGATAATGATAGCTTGGCTGCACGGCTTGCTGTTGAAATGAAAGCAGACCTCCTTATTGCCCTTTCTGATGTTGAAG GTTTATACAACAGTCCCCCGGGAACAGATAATTCCAAGCTTATTGATATATTCTATCCTGGAGATCAGCAATCAATTACCTATGGCACCAAGTCCAGACTGGGCCTTGGTGGTATGGAAGCAAAA GTGAAAGCGGCACTTTGGGCACTGCAGGGTGGGACGTCTGTAGTCATTGCCAACGGCACACATCCTAAAGTCACGGGCCATGTCATCACAGATATCGTAGAAGGGAAGAAAGTCGGTACTTTTTTTTCTGAAGTCAAACCGGCAG GTCCAactgtggagcagcaggcagagatgGCTCGCCATGCAGGCAGGACCCTGGCCTTCCTGCACCCAGATCAA AGAGGAGAGATAATCTGTCGTCTTGCTGAGCTGCTTACAGAAACAAAAGATGAGATCCTCAGTGCCAACAAAAGAGACATGGAGTTAGCAACATTATCCG GTCATTTTTCTCAGGCCCTGATCAACCGCCTGAGTCTGTCCTCTGCCAAGCTGAACAGTCTCGCCATTGGTCTCCGTCAGCTTTCTGTGTCCTCCAAAGACAGTGTGGGTCGGGTGCTGAGGAGGACGAGGGTGGCCAACAACCTGGAGCTGGAACAGATCACAGTACCCATTGGCGTGTTGCTTGTCATCTTTGAGTCACGTCCTGACTGTCTCCCGCAG GTTTCTGCTTTGGCAATTGCCAGTGGTAATGCTTTGCTACTGAAAGGTGGTAAAGAAGCTTCGAACACCAACAAAATCCTGCATCAGCTCACTCAGGAAGCCCTTTCCATGCATGGAGTGGCAGATGCTATTCAGCTT GTGAGCACACGAGAAGAAGTTGAGGACCTTTGCAGACTGGACAAGTTGATCGACCTGATCATACCAAGAGGCTCATCGGAGTTGGTCCGAGATATTCAAACAGCAGCCAAAGGAATTCCTGTTCTGGGACACAGCGAGGGAATCTGCCATGTTTACATAGACAGTGAAGCCAGCATTGACAAAGCCATTAGCGTTG TCAGAGATTCCAAATGTGACTACCCTGCAGCCTGCAATGCTATGGAGACCCTCCTTATTCACAAAGATTTTCTTCGAACGCCCATGTTTGATCAGATCATTGATACACTGAGAGCAGACCAT GTTAAAATCCACGCTGGACCACAGTTTGCATCGTATTTAACTTTTAGCCCTTCTGAAGTGAAGTCTCTGCGGACAGAGTATGGAGATCTGGAGTGCTGCATTGAGGTAGTAGACAGCATGCAGGATGCTGTGGATCACATCCATAAATACGGCAGCGCCCACACTGATGTCATTATTACGGAAAATGAAGAGAGAGCAGAACAGTTCCTACAGCAGGTGGATAGTGCCTGTGTATTTTGGAATGCTAGCAGTCGCTTTGCTGATGGGTACCGCTTTGGTTTAG GAGCTGAGGTTGGTATAAGTACTGCACGGATTCACGCCAGAGGCCCAGTGGGATTGGAGGGGCTTCTGACCACCAAATGGGTGCTCCGTGGAGATGGGCATACAGTGGCAGACTTCTCTGAGCAGGGCAGCATGAAATACCTTCATGAAAATATCCCTGTTCCCCAGGGGAGCTTTAATTAG